One part of the [Synechococcus] sp. NIES-970 genome encodes these proteins:
- a CDS encoding hypothetical protein (conserved hypothetical protein), which translates to MAAKLKKGSLVRVSKEQFTNSLEAQASDSRLPAYFLESKGEILDLNDEYALVRFYTPTPSVWLRLDQLEAV; encoded by the coding sequence ATGGCGGCTAAACTCAAGAAAGGAAGCCTTGTGCGGGTGAGCAAGGAGCAGTTCACCAATAGTCTCGAAGCCCAAGCGAGTGATTCTCGTTTACCCGCCTACTTTCTGGAAAGTAAAGGGGAAATTCTTGACCTCAATGATGAGTATGCCCTAGTGCGCTTCTATACGCCGACCCCAAGCGTTTGGCTCCGCCTTGACCAACTCGAAGCTGTCTAA
- the hetI gene encoding 4'-phosphopantetheinyl transferase: MAVLRVEYWVIPLANLEQSPNFWPLLDHGEQARALGFKFPELQQRFVLARGVLRQILGVYLQRDPKAIAFHYGDHGKPFVPGISFNLAHTQTLALCAVAPDCPQGNLGVDIEKKKRRNQVLGLVKRFFTAAEFDFLQQLPETARQKAFLQLWTAKEAYLKGLGLGLQGGLDRVQVQLTPTPQFITSNEQPWSLHLFEPDLDHFGAIAIDQTDCQFTNRGRWMI; this comes from the coding sequence GTGGCGGTACTGCGGGTTGAGTATTGGGTGATCCCCCTGGCAAATTTGGAACAGTCCCCCAATTTTTGGCCTCTCCTCGACCATGGAGAACAGGCGCGGGCACTGGGCTTTAAGTTCCCTGAGTTGCAACAGCGTTTTGTGCTGGCCCGGGGAGTGTTGCGGCAAATTCTCGGCGTTTATCTTCAGCGAGATCCAAAGGCGATCGCCTTCCACTATGGCGACCATGGCAAACCCTTTGTACCGGGCATAAGCTTTAATTTGGCCCACACCCAAACCCTGGCGCTCTGTGCTGTGGCGCCAGATTGTCCCCAGGGAAATTTGGGGGTGGATATCGAGAAAAAAAAACGCCGTAATCAAGTTTTAGGATTGGTGAAGCGTTTTTTTACCGCAGCGGAATTTGATTTTTTGCAGCAATTGCCAGAAACGGCGCGGCAAAAAGCTTTTTTGCAACTCTGGACCGCCAAAGAAGCTTATCTTAAGGGGCTGGGTCTGGGTTTACAGGGGGGACTCGACCGGGTACAAGTGCAGTTAACCCCGACGCCACAGTTCATAACATCGAACGAACAGCCCTGGTCATTGCATCTTTTTGAGCCGGATCTAGATCATTTTGGGGCGATCGCCATCGACCAAACTGATTGTCAGTTTACGAACCGGGGCAGGTGGATGATATAA
- the mdh gene encoding malate dehydrogenase, NAD-dependent, protein MCAIAAPNISYKAPQVAVIGAGKVGSTLAQRLIEKDLAQVVLLDIVEGLPQGLALDLAQAQGLEKHHKTILGTNHYDDTVGSDIVVIAAGLPRKPGMSREDLLHYNAKIVAHAAKEAIKRNPQALFIVVTNPLDVMTYLAWTVTGLPPERIMGMGGVLDSARLRTFIARELGVGTGDISTLVLGGHGDLMVPLPRYCTVSGIPLPELLDETRIQSLIERTKNGGAEIVKLLQMGSAFYAPASAVCYMVEVLLQDQAHLLPASVYLQGQYGLTDLFLGVPCRLGAGGVESVVELPLTASEFAQLQQSAQAVREGIDQVLAKLQV, encoded by the coding sequence ATGTGTGCGATCGCCGCCCCTAATATTTCCTATAAAGCGCCCCAGGTGGCGGTGATCGGCGCAGGCAAGGTAGGGAGTACCCTTGCCCAACGTCTCATCGAAAAAGATCTCGCCCAGGTGGTTCTTCTCGACATTGTGGAGGGGCTCCCCCAAGGCCTTGCCCTAGATTTGGCCCAGGCCCAAGGGTTAGAAAAGCACCATAAAACGATCCTGGGCACAAATCACTATGACGACACCGTGGGCTCAGACATTGTGGTGATTGCGGCCGGGTTACCCCGCAAGCCCGGCATGAGCCGAGAAGATCTGCTCCATTACAATGCCAAAATTGTCGCCCATGCCGCTAAGGAAGCCATAAAACGCAACCCCCAAGCTTTATTTATTGTTGTCACCAACCCCCTCGACGTGATGACTTACCTTGCTTGGACTGTGACGGGATTGCCTCCAGAACGAATTATGGGGATGGGGGGCGTTTTAGATTCAGCTCGTCTACGCACTTTCATCGCCCGCGAGTTGGGGGTCGGCACTGGGGATATTTCGACCCTAGTCCTCGGGGGCCACGGTGATCTGATGGTGCCGCTGCCGCGATATTGCACAGTCAGCGGTATTCCATTGCCAGAGCTGCTGGACGAAACCCGCATTCAATCACTCATCGAACGCACAAAAAATGGCGGGGCCGAAATTGTCAAATTGCTCCAGATGGGGAGCGCCTTTTATGCCCCTGCTTCAGCGGTGTGTTACATGGTGGAAGTGCTTCTGCAGGATCAGGCCCATCTGTTACCGGCGTCGGTCTATCTCCAGGGCCAGTATGGGTTAACAGATCTGTTTCTGGGGGTTCCTTGTCGCCTTGGGGCCGGCGGGGTAGAGTCGGTTGTGGAATTACCTCTGACGGCATCGGAATTCGCCCAGCTCCAACAGTCAGCCCAGGCGGTACGGGAGGGAATTGACCAAGTTTTAGCGAAATTGCAGGTTTAA